In Phaseolus vulgaris cultivar G19833 chromosome 3, P. vulgaris v2.0, whole genome shotgun sequence, the sequence aataatttgattcATTTGCCAAACAATATCACACCACCTATACAATTATAGAATCTCGAGTATATTATCTAAATCTCGTAGTCATAAATGATTTGTTTAAGGGATTGTCTAGTCTTGAAAATATATCAAAGAGAGGAAATTGGACCGTGAATCCTCTCATCATAAAGACATATTGATGAAGTTAATAATCacttttaatcatatttttaacaTGTTATATGAGACTAAGGAGTTATCCTATTAAATATCTCAAGGGAACGAAGTTGGACATTTCCTAATCCatatattgatttaattaaaatataaggcAACTTAAGTctcaatagtttttttttatcagcaataaagaTTTAATAACAGGAACCACTTaagggtggttcaacccttatacatacctAAAAAAATGAGACAATTCTCTAGTCTcccaatatttaataaatagagAGACAAACAGATTTACCACTAAAAAACCCGTACAATTTCAAAAACTAACCTGTACAAAATCAAAACTAACCTGTACAAAGCCAAACAGATTCAAAACCAAACCCAATACAATCTCTTTGCACCCACAACAAGGGGCAAAAAAAACAACAGAAGCTTAGAACAACAAAAGCTCACTTTATTGAAAACATACAAGCTCAGGATCAATGTACCAGTAAGTAAAACTAGCAGAAACaattttagaagttacccaAGACCAAGCCTTAATTGTGCCAAAGTGAACACTTCCGAAGGATCGATCACCCCTCCTTGGAATATATGTTTATTCCTGTGCTTCCATAATTCACTAATTACAGCAATCCAAACACAATTCCAGACTACATTAACCTGGACAGGAGCATTTAgcaaattaaaatgcaagaagTGAGTTGTTGGGACAACATGGTCAACCGACGCAATCCCTAACCATGTATAACATTGATTCCAGACTAACCAGGCAATCCtgcaataaaaaaacatgtgttTTGTCGACTCCACAGCCATCCTGCAAAAACTACATAAATTGGTATCCACCAAAACTCCACGCCTCTCCAAGTTAGCTTTTGTGGCAATCAAATTaatcaacaccctccaagcaatAATCTGTGCTGAGAGCAAAGCAGTAGTCTTCCAGAGAAAGACAAACACACTTTTTCCCTCCACATGACCTCTTAAAAGAGCATAGGACCTCTTAAGTCTCAATAGTAATTACTTAAAAATAGTCATGAAACACGACACGACTCTTAAATGTGTACAAAAAAACTCTCAAACATGACAAGTACTTGGTAACAAAATTCtggatatttttataaatatgaaaagAGAACACATGACATGTAATAGGCAACACAATTATTTCATAAATCGATGTAGAGGAATGGATCAAAACAATTATCAATAACAAAccaaaaataacataaaaatctGTTAAGTAGTGTTCTTAAAAGGCCATATTTTTCTgcaatttttctctttttttatctCTGTTTTTTCGGATCCTTAGTCCTTCGACTTCTCGACTCTTCAGTTGTTCGATTATTTGGTCGCAACAAGTGGTGAGGTACCTACAAAGATACTTTGACGCTCAATTTAGTCTGAGTACAATTTGCAAATGTTAGTTTATATTGATCATTACTTTTGTCTCTTGGGTGTCTCCctatttatactttttcttaGAACTTTGATGGTATGGATCTGTATGTTGAACCTAGAAGGGACCCAATTACATCTTAATGCTTTTTAGATAATTTGACATATTACTGGTTAATGGTGTTTTAAGATtctaaacaaattttataagaCGTGTTGACATCTCGAAGAGATGTCGGTAGAATGTCAACTACTTGGTAGTCCGGTAGTACAAATAGGTTTGCAACATATTACTAATAATGTTTATGCTGGTTGTAAGGACCATTTAAATGGTAGGTATCCATCAAAACGGAAATAAGCTTGCAAGACCATGTTTGCTTAAGCAATGTTGTTCTTGGAAAATATTCCCTCTTAAATCAATGCTCTCTTACTGGTCAAATTTCTCATTATTAATAAGAGAATTATGCAAAGAAATATTCTTGATAAAAGGGTTAATTTCACAGAGAAAACAGTAAAATATTTATGGCTATGGAATCAATAGATATGAGAATCAAtacaaaaaaaacaattaaggaTAGGAAGTTGCACTTGTGGGACAAATAAAAAATGTCCTGTTTGGATATACAAATCCTAAATGCATCTCCTTATGAAAAAAAGTTGGGAAGCTTTTGGAAGGCTCTCAGTCATGAGCAGAACATGTTCTTTTCTTTAAGAATGTGAATCCAAGAAAGAGAACTGAACCATTTGCAATATGTCCAAACAAAAATTGTTTATCATTCAGCTGGGTTCTTATTCTTCAATCATTTGAAAGTTGCACCAGTGAGGTGCCATTCTCATATCATTAAAGTTCTTAGATGAAGATTCTATTTCAAAGTTTCATAAATCTACATCCACTCTCTAGGAATCttttgttttcaatattttGATTAGCCTACAAGCACATTAAAAAGATAAGCTAGTTCACAAAGTATCAATTAAGACTAATTAGATATTTTTCAAAAGTGCATATCATATCTAATGAGATGACCAAATTGTTCTTGGCATGATGTAAAAATATTAAGGGAGTAAAGATTTGTCCCAATTCAGAAGAAAGAAAATCTTGGAACTCAGTAACGGTAGATGAAGATTCCAACATTTATCTTATCCAATGAGATTAAGAACCAAACTTTGACCCTTAGTTGCAGTCATCAACTTGATCAATCTTTTCGGATTAGATCAATTCTATTTCCATTTGCCATGAGAAgactgaaattgaaaaaaaaatctacaagTTGTGTTTGGTGAATTCCACAAAActtgtgttattttttattttctggtGCACTATGATGCAAGTGGAGAGATCTTGATTTTTAAACAATggcatattatttatttatattaatccCAGGAATCAATCTTAATATTCTGCTTACTAGTTGCCTCAGTCAAATCTAGATTAGAGTTAAGCCGATATACATTTAATCAAACTACTATTTTCCCATGTTAAACCAACGTGTATAAGTgtgcaaaagaaaaaagaattctaggtatttaaaaaaaatattttaattagtaaagtattattttaataataaataattaaataatagttGAGTatagaaaaacaattaaaaaaattaaaattattattattatttcaaccaaagatttctaatttaattaaatataagaatTCGATATATATGTACAAAGAAGGAGATGTGACAGTTATTTACAAGAAAATATGAactgttatttaattttttttttcataaattttctaATTAAGGTCCTGTATAACTTTCACAATTGAACTTTAGTTGATTCTAgatttaaattattgaaattagtcattgatgaaaaacaaaatagcaTATGATATATTCAATTCTTAGCTCAGATAAAAATAACTACAGTTTCAAATGccctaaaaaaataaaattatatagtttCCTATTTATTATCTTAATCACTTTTGTATTACAATTGTTATTTTATTGGCAATTGCGATATTATGCAAAAAGACCTTCAATAGTTTAGATAACTATTTATGTACCCTTACTTTACTTCTAATAGGGTTATTATAAAGtccttaattattatttattttcagtaTTTGTCTcaaatataaagtttttaatgattttaaattgtaataaaattaaaattgaactCTTTAATATCTTCCTAAAAGACTCTAACAAAATAGTTTTAActaattaactaaaaaaaagtGGATTAAGTGTAGTCAAACATTGACAAGTGGGCTTGTCTTAAAGGCTACTAGTTGTCAAATTATCAACatcaacaaatttaaaatgaaacagAACTTGATACTAAATCTTTATCATTGaattatttaatgaaaaacaaaaacaaaaacattttttgaGGATTTTAAGGGAGAAAATTCTTACTTTTAAGTGTAAAAGAATATCATATGGTGATACTTGGAAGATGTGTGGCAATGGTTAGTTCATTCAAATggcatgcatgcatgcatacATATTTAAAACTAAGATgcaaatcaaaaacaaaaaaaggaaTAAAGGTAGATGGGTCATGGAGTATGTGATGGGTGTTTATCTATAACCAAAATTGTTGCATGAAAGTTGTATTGAATTTGGTTCTTTTTTAAGCAAAAAAGAAAAGTGGGTTTGTTGAAAGTGGACAAAGAACAAACCAAAGGATAAAAGTGTGGCCCTTCACTATCATCTACCTCATTCCTAAAGAGGGTAATTATAAGGAATCAATAAAAGAAATTTAGGAGAGAAACAAAAGTATGTTAAGTACAAACACACACAAATAAAGTTAGAGGTGAGTCACTTGACAAAACTTAAAATACATGTTTGTATAGGAATCTCATGAAATCCACTTTTCTAGCTTTATATACTCCTCAAATAATATactcaaaataaatatacagatattcttttttattgtaTATGTACAAAAGTTAAATTCTCAATGCTTGTATGTATATATGTAAGAAAGTAAAATCAACATATTTTGAACTATcaattttattaacaaatacacattaagaaatgtttatatattattgaataaattttacattttatgtgctagcatttttatttttcttaattaataattttacaaaTATCTTTTGAAATACTCAAATTTCTTAAGTAGAGTCTCATTCAAATTTTATAgagaagaaaaacatatttaagataaaaatttattaaaaatgataaacaaatttattcatagaaaataattattaataaatatataataaataattttcatatttaagaTATTGATTAGTATTTTTCTTCTTGAACAATGTTCAATATTGTTCATACTATAAGTATTATGCTACGAGtactttaagaaaatattattttaactttttaaattaatgattaatCTTTAAAAAGGTATAAAATTTTAATGGTTTGAACTAtacttattaaataaaaataaagtaactACCAGTATATCAAAATTGTATAAAGGATTTCAAAAGACAGTGATAAATAATGAATGAGGgggaaaatatgaaaaaatgcaataatataatatatttataataatcttCTATATTTTAAGCTACAAAagtatttcttaatttttatattagtaGTTTGAGTATTTTACTTTCAAAGTTTTGTTCATTCAAtttatcttaaataaaaatttaatttttttaattttaaatttttttaattataactaattcatacatttagaaaataaactaatattatGATATATGTACAAAAGTTAAATTCTcaatgtttaatttattttaatattataaatcctaaaccctaaactataaatcttaaaccctaaaccctacaTCATAATCCTAAATCTTAAATCCTAAACTCTAAATCTTAAACCATAAACCTTAAATCCTAAATTCACAAAATTTCAATTACCAACAAATAAAAACCAGATAAACTACATATGAATCTGTACATCAAAAGATATTCAACACTAACACCTTCCAGAAGACTCATATTAAGTATGTACAACCAAAAATATCATCTGATCCAATCctaaatataaattaacaagCAAACTCAAGTGTTATGAATTATGGTCACTCCAATACAACACAAGTCGCATTTATAcgtatgtcacggtgtgcaagAATATTTCCCTCAACTTCTCACTACTGATGTCTTAGTCTATGAGACTTAGACTATCAATAAGTAAGAGGATTTTTGTTCCAGCATATGTGTCTTTACTTGACACCACAACTCAAGCAATGATTCACATATCATCCTAGATTTGTGATCCAAATTCATACTATTCTAGTCATTCTTAGTAAGCATTATCATACAACAtaactcatttaaaaaaattaaatatacaaattaatgtTCATTTTACATCTATAATAAACATTCACACGACTTTAACCAATTTGTCCTAGATGTAgtattttaacataaaattgaTAAACACACAACAATTTCATTCATTCAACTACACAAATCTTATCTCAATTAAGATTCATCTCAAACTCaaccatttaaaatattttgaaacaaCACATAACCCTAtgtaaaactaaaaatattgtCACATTACATTCACATCTATATCATCTACCCTAagattctataaaaaaaaaaaaacttaaatagtTTGCATTACTTGTAATTTCTTATTCTAAAGAAAGTTTCAACTCAAGTAAGAGAACTACTAGAAATTTAGAGAGATAAAATAAAGTATCCAAACATAGTCAAATTTCAATCTAAAACTTAACCAAGTTGAGAGAATTATTTCTCTCAACTAACTCCATTAAGATTGATGacaaattcaaaagaaaataaagaatctTCGGACTAAACaggaacttactctgtttggaATTTGATCAGTTGAAGAGATGAAGCTTAGAGGAAATAATTTAGAGAGAAGACAAAGAGAGATtttagagagagagaagaaggaTTGTGTTACACATTTATAGTTAAGTATAATGCTTATGGAAATCCCTGCAACATCATATGGTAGTCTGTATACACTTACAAAGTGATGAAACCATGAATTAACCAACATCACCATCTAGCCTTGTAGGAGAATGACCAGGAGTATGACACAGAACTCAAGGTTAGGCTAGACACATCAAATAGTTAGTGACTCAAGGCCTACTATTCTTCAGAGGAGCATCCAGAGTAGAGCGCAAAATTTAAGACCTGAGCACCAACTATTTTCCTTGTTTTGTATTTATCTAGAGCAAGGTTTTCTATCATAAATTGGGTTCACATTTTGGTCCCAAAGACTAGAGTAGCATAGGCTTCTAGAAACCATAGCTAGATGGCATACCTAAGTCACATTTCCCACATTAAGCACATGCTTAAATATGTAAAGTGTATTTCCTTTTAGATCCATGATTATAGGCACTAATTCATGGAGTTAAAATATGATCATTAGTAAAGCTAAAATATCCCTCATATTTCACAAACTCATCATTAATACTTGACCTTTAACATGATTCcatattgaatatttttcataacAATATCTAAAAAGAACATCACTCGTAAAGAGTCACACAATCAACATATATCATTGTATTTTTCACACATATTTTCTTACACATCATATACCACATTGTTAATTAATTAAcatctttaaatttatttatttacttatgTAGATATAAACGTAACACTTCATTAACTTTAAAACATATCaatcttattatataaattcaattaagaaacaaaattcttcttgcttgagaaaaattcaataaaataaaaataattattgatacaaattttaacttacaagaatatatcttaaataaaaatatttagcttaaataaaaatacataagacattatttatattcttatcTCATTTAAGTTTgaaccaaaagaaaaaacattatGTAACCATAGAAAAAGgtcaaaaaaaaagttattctaTCATGTCTAACTTCTTTTAACACATTTACAATAGTATTTTACACTACACTGATACTTCAAAACTTTTATAACATTGGTCCAACTTGACTACCGCAAACTAAAAAATAACACAATATAACCATAATTCAAACACATAAAACATGCAAACATTAGTCATATTCATAAAATTCAAACCCATTTTAACTAAATCATCCAAATATGATTATTTCAAACATATTTTTCATCTTTgtaaaatatgtaaattttggttttaacaactgtaaaatattttttttaatttgaaatctctcatttttattaacaaatattttacaaatgataaaagtttaataaatatatagtaGACATTATATTACAATGCCCATACATACAACTTTATAATAGATATTCAactctattttttttcaacaaaaaataGTAATGAATATCATATAATATTAGGGATTAGAAAAACTATTTCCAATTTTATGAGGACTAAAAGAATATCTTTTAAAATCTATATTTTACAGAGACTAcaatgatatttaattttttaaaatttgatgtaattaaattatattttttaaaattctctaTAAATGTTGTCCATCACTATCTAATCTCATCCTAATGTTCAGTAAGAAGGTAAACAAACTTGCAAAAAAGAATATAACCAAAGTAATTAAGTTGAAGCTCTAATACTTAAAAAAGAGAGTCTAATAGTTGAATGCTTTGGAAACGAAAAACGCATGTCAAATCCCCAGCCATAAAGgatgcatataattgggtaaaAATCTGGCAAATCACTTTTTGATAGAATCGCACAACCCAAAAAACTCAATTCACATAATCGACTTTCAAAGAATAAACTATCTCACATGTCGGCCATTGTTGAGTTAAGTGCAGGTTGCACTCCAACCATAGTTGAACAACAATAATCATTACACTTCCTGCTTATTtccaatatttcaaaattataaaaaattatatttttttataaattattaaaatattaatattaatgattcaaaattttatgaatatcaaataaatttttttgttccATTTAACATTACAAACACAATCTTATACTGTTTGCaacaatatttaaattcaaacacAACCTCGCCTCTCATCTTCATTATTCAACTTTTCTTCATCTAATTGGATTATGTTAACTTAGTAATCACAAGTTTAACTGTCTCACCAATGAATTATTAGTCATATAATAGTATTAGACTCTTGCAAggtttatttaattatttaactttaaaTAAGTTTTATCCTATTATATGATTTTTAAGGAATTTTTGAAGTTGTATTTCAGTACAAAAATCCTATAAAAGACTTActtttctaacttttttttatgcaCTGAAAAACTATTTGAAACTAAACAAACACCTTTTGTTCTTTTATTTCGTTGTAAAGATCTCAAAAAATACTTGTACACCTTTTAACagcataaaaaatttaatttattcacttttttattttaattagtactaaaaatataaatttaaagcACTTTTTAACACATCAAGTTCactatattttttcataataacatACCATTCTTAAAATTTAAGACTCCGCCCACAGTTAAATGCAGTCTTAGTAAAATTGAATTTCGCAATTAATCCAAACCACCATTAAAACCTAGCTCCTTCTGACTTACCTCGGTATATCCAAAAACAAAACTGAACCGTCCagaatatttttaaactaatttcttttatttaataccATTTTTGATAGAGTGAAACAATAAATGCAGTCTTAGTAAAATTGAATTTCACATTTAACCCAAACCATCATTAAAACCTAGCCACTTAAAACCTAGCTCTTTCTGACTTACATTGGTATATTCAAAAACAAAAACTGAACCGTtcgaaatatttttaaactaatttctttatttaataccATCTTTGATAGGGTGAAACAATAAAATTCAGAAACAGGAGCATCTACTtcaattaaaatcaataattagTACCATGAATTAAGAAGCTTGAGAGCAAACCattaaaaaaacacacacaGAAAGCATTCATTGATAGAAACTTCTACAACAACACAAACTTAACAATCCTCCAAAACCTAGGATTAAACCCTAACACAACTTAGATAAAAAGAAGATAATTAAACTTCCAAGGATTAACAACCTCCAAAACCTAGCATTAAACCCTAACACAACATTAGATAAAAAGAGATAATTAAACTAAATCCTGTTTGGGTACTGCTAAACTGAAAACCACCCAAACCACGACAAACTTTCTAGTCAAACAACAACCCTAGACACAGCCTTGCAAGACAGTGGTTTCTTCATCTCCATGGAGAGTTTGAGACGCTCAGCCAAGTCCACAGTACCATCACTGTCATCAGAAGCAACCCAGTTAAAATTCTGAAGTAACTGAGCAAGCCAGAGATGAGCAGAGGCCAAGCCCAAGGCCTTCCCAGGACACACCCTTCTCCCAGAACCGAAGGGAGCCAACCTCAAATCAGTCCCCATTATGCTCACATCGTCCTCAACAAACCGCTCCGGTATGAACTTCTCCGGTTCAGCCCACACCCTCTCGTCGTGTGTGATAGCCCACATGTTCACCATCGCCGTCGTGCCCTTCGGGATGTGCTTGTCGCCCACCGTCACATCATGCACAGCCAAACGAGCCCAGGATAGTAAAGGGCCTGGTGGGTGCACCCTCAGAGCCTCCTTCACAATGCACTGAAGGTAACGCAGGTTAGGAATGTCTGCATCGGAAACCAGCCTAGAGGATCCGCACACACTGTCGATCTCGCTTTGTGCCTTTGCTTGTATCTCAGGGTGGAGAACCATCCGAGCCAGGATCCACTCCAGTAGAATGGCCACTGTGTCAGTTCCCCTGAAAATCATTTCCTGAGAGACACACAAGGTTAGAACACCATTGTTTAGTGACATGCaaacaaaaatccaaacaaaCCAAAGCTCTATTTCAAATGTTCACTAACATGCAAACTCAGAAAAAACAAATCCTTTAGAAAACCATTACTATGACGTGAGATAAAACAAAGAAGGATGATAAATCATTTACCCAAAGCACTGCAATCATATCTGCCTCACTGAGTTTGTTTTCATTCTCCAAATCCAGCAACACATCAACGAAATCAGACATCCCTTCATCTTTCACATACTCACCCTTCACCCTCTTTATTTTATGCTCCTCAATGATCTTACCAACAAAAGCATTAACCTTTTCAACCAAACTCCTACACCTCTTCCTCACACCCTGCAAATCCAACCACCCCAGCAACGGAAAATGGTCGCTCCAGTTAAACACACCCAAAAGCTCATACCCTTCATTCACCAACCCCTCAAGCTCAACCCCCTCACCCTCATAAAACCCATAAGACTTCCCAAAAACAGTCATCATTACATTGTTCAAGGCCCCGAAATGAAGCACCTTTTTAACCTCCACCTCTCTCTTTTCACTCATGAGCTTCTTGAGCTGTTCCACCATTTTCAGCCCCACCTCGCACCGGAACCCTTCGAATCCCGCTATCCTCTTCGGAGAAAAGAGGTGGAGGGCGGATATTTTTCTCAGGTTCCTCCAGTACTCTCCGTACGGTGCGAACCCCATGGCACGATAAAAAAGAAGCTCATAGGCAGATTCCTTCACTGGTCTATCAGCAAAACCAGCACTGCCTAGAATCTCCTTGGCAGTTTCCGGTTCGCTAGAAATAACGAACCGGGTCAGGCCGATGGAGAAAGCCATGAGCTTCTCGGCGCTGTAAGAGCGAGCCAGTTTGGCCAAGGCCCGGTGTGGAGTTAAACCGGTAAAGACTCCGAGTAAGGCCGTTACTGGCCCAGGGATATTGGGTTTGGCGGATGATTTGGACAGGGCCCAGGCTACGCCCCCAGGAACAAGAAAAAGCATGAAAAGGAAGGTAAAGAGACAAACACAGAAAACAGCATGAAGTGTGAGAATAGGAGCGTTAATAAATTCAGGAGAGAAAAAGACTGGGTGAAAATCCGGTGTCATTTTGCTAAATGAAAatgacagagagagagagagagaaagaatgCAAAGCTACAAGAGAGATGAAGATGAAACTATGCTGAAAGGATGGTGTGTGAGATGGTTGGTTGGACACTGCTTATATAGAAAGTAGATCACTGGTGTGGTTACAAGATTCATTAACCATGGTTAAACAGAATAACCAAACCACAGAAAATGTATGGCAAATCATgttatagaaaatatatatatatactaactCAACTTTcatctttaaattatttttaaaacatatactaattaattttatgtataataatttgaaattaGATTGCTTATATTTTTTCTCTCAACCAAAATAGAGAGATAAAAAAACAAGAGGTTTATGTATTAGTGTATTTATTAGTTATAATATATGTGAGATTCTTTGTATTTTATTTCAACAAATCTAAGTTAAactatatattttcaaatgcaAACATgtgattttgattattttacCGTTACTGCATGCTTGTTGTATTGacttaaattttgaaataaaatttgaatgtagaaaaataataattatgaaaattatattttaatttacttttaatttataaaaaatattattctaataaattattatatataataatttatggtcattatttttaatttttaaataatgattGAAATTAGTTTCGATTAAGTTAATgatttaagaagaaaaaatccTGTACTATTTTTGTCTGTTTAAATTATTACAAGATAGTctgatagaaaaaaaatcaagaattagataaaaaaaatatattttaaaaatctataTGAAgtgcataatttaaaaaatatatatataataaagaataaatttataattaaatatttaaaaaattattaaaatagtataACTGAAGAACGTAATGAGACAGAAAGTTGTCAATTTATTtagtcttttctttttttatttggtaATCATTTATTTTCTGAGAAATGTAAATTCAATTATTCACCTTTCTACTCTCATATgtgattattatatatttaaatacaagtaattttattttgagtaattaaaattaaataaataaaactaaagtactaagaatatttttaaattttattattatatccTCTTCTTATCATTTTAATACtaaatattcaatttactttacatcttaaaatattaagtatAGGACATCTAGtgtatttttattaagatttgaaagaatttataaaatataagagtttatttttatgataataatactacacactataaataataatttcattcaattattaatatattcaataatatttaattttat encodes:
- the LOC137806361 gene encoding cytochrome P450 78A5, producing the protein MTPDFHPVFFSPEFINAPILTLHAVFCVCLFTFLFMLFLVPGGVAWALSKSSAKPNIPGPVTALLGVFTGLTPHRALAKLARSYSAEKLMAFSIGLTRFVISSEPETAKEILGSAGFADRPVKESAYELLFYRAMGFAPYGEYWRNLRKISALHLFSPKRIAGFEGFRCEVGLKMVEQLKKLMSEKREVEVKKVLHFGALNNVMMTVFGKSYGFYEGEGVELEGLVNEGYELLGVFNWSDHFPLLGWLDLQGVRKRCRSLVEKVNAFVGKIIEEHKIKRVKGEYVKDEGMSDFVDVLLDLENENKLSEADMIAVLWEMIFRGTDTVAILLEWILARMVLHPEIQAKAQSEIDSVCGSSRLVSDADIPNLRYLQCIVKEALRVHPPGPLLSWARLAVHDVTVGDKHIPKGTTAMVNMWAITHDERVWAEPEKFIPERFVEDDVSIMGTDLRLAPFGSGRRVCPGKALGLASAHLWLAQLLQNFNWVASDDSDGTVDLAERLKLSMEMKKPLSCKAVSRVVV